In Raphanus sativus cultivar WK10039 unplaced genomic scaffold, ASM80110v3 Scaffold0688, whole genome shotgun sequence, the DNA window TATCTTCCGACAATTTTTGTATCGTCGGAATTTTTCGACGAATCTCTGATGAATGCTAATATTGGATGGTTGTCGGTATGTCGTTGGAAATCGATCAGAATTTTCCGACGAATTTGTTTTCCGTCGGATGGTCCGTCAGAATTGAcattgttttcttgtagtgcatgtttctaaacaattcttaTTTATCTTGTTATCCATGTTACCAAATAGTAGAAAAACAtactttaatttaataatatggaTGTGTTAGTGAAGAAAATATTTACTGGTAATTCATAAAGGTTTTTTGTGTTTTCCTGATAGATTTATTCTTGGATTCACCCCATAGGGTGAATCTTTAGGTTCACCATCCAATAGGAGTCAGTTATTTCacaattaatatcttttaaaaaaagaaacaaaatattttcaagttatattatatttttaaaataaaaaggttaaaaataaataaaaatagtaatatatgcaaaaataaagatttaaaaaaaatattttaacatcgttatcaaaacactaaacccaaaccctaaactttaaatcctaaactcttgattaaactctaaacccttggataaatcctaaaccttaaattaaaaacattaaacactaaatcttaaaaatattatatcctTAATCTTAAAAAGATTTTAGGGATTAAATTAagagtttagtatttttaggatttagtgtttagtgtttttgatttatattttaggattatccaatggtttaggatttttacccaaatatttaggatttagagtttaaggataagggtttagtattttgattacagtgttaaaatattaaaagtttttttttgcatagattagggtttagggttagagtttaggattatccaagtgtacttagggtatatccaaagttttatggtttaagatttagtgttttttacgttgttaaaataatttttacaaatggttacttttattattatttttatttatttttaattttttttaaactttaaaaacataatataaattgacaatattttttttttttaagatatcgATTATGATATAAACTGATTCCTATTGGTTTTATTAACCTATGATCTTATTGTTAATATTAGGTCAATCTCTCTTGATCTATCTTGTGTGTGCTTGATTTTTCGTGacttgtgtttgtgttttctcttttgttgagttttttaactgaaaaattaaaatcttttcaCTGAAGCTAGGATATTAGCTATTTATTAACCATTTCTAcgacaaataattatttttttgccaaaatgtcttgtatatatatgttttataatctAAATGAAAACAATTACTGGACTACTTAAATATGTGATGTGTGATGAAAAACAGTTCTTAATATAAAAATGGAGAAGTATACTCATGACACAAAGGATTGTTATTTAgcttattttggttttattgattataaaagagaaaaaaatcaaaaaaatcataGAATGAAAAAATCTCATATTTAAAGTTCCACTAATAAGTTTCAATTGAGGATGATAAAACTTTGGTTTAGTTAGTTTTGAGTTTGTATTTGGTTTGatcattgtttttattttgaagatacattttattatatagaGTATAACTTACTATACTAATAAGTGAATATAGGCTTACTGGATCGTTGATATTTTTATTACGCTAAACTAGTTTGTGGTTTGGGTTTCCCATGCAGTTCAAAGAAAAGGTGTGGGTTTCCATATTTATGTGTGTGTCTGAGTGATTGTCTGTTTAAATTGTGTTGTTTCCCTCTTTCTCCATTGACTTGACAAAATGCAGTTGtagataaacttttttttttaaacacagtTGTagataaactatttttattcattagTAATTGATCATCTTATTATTTAGTACACTGCAGGCAGAAGAAGCTCCTTATCTATAGAGCAACTAGGAAGTGTGAGAGACATAGAGATGATCCGAAGAGGAAAAAGTGTTTCATGCATCAGCAAGTCTCTTCTTCTGACTCTGAGAGGAGAGGCTTGAGCGGAGGAAATCTTGTTTCGCAGGGTTCTTGACAGTCCCACTAATGAATCTCTGGTACCATTTGCCAGATTCTTTGAGGTTTCTGTCGTTGAGATCAGCCCAATTAACATAACTAAGTCCAAATCTGACGGTAAAGCCTTTACAGAATTCATAATTATCACCAAGGGCCCATGCAAAGTATCCTCTCACGTTAATACCCTTCTCGCTGTAAACAAtaacaatcatatatatatatatatactatttaaacaagaagaagaaaaagaaaataaatattggaAGAAAAACATGTAGAGTAGCATCCACTTACTTGATGACCTTACGAAGAAAACATAGATGACTACAGAGATAATCAATTCGCCTGTAATCCGCAATAGCCTGCTCACGGTTTTCTGAATCGGGCGTACTAAATCCTAATTAAACCgcaataacatgaaaaatattacaCAATATTTGAAAGTTAGTTTCTTGGACTAACACCAAAATACACTAATTATGATGTGTAGTATATATGAAAAGAGATGAGTAGAAATATGTGAAACACACCGTTCTCGGTGACATAGATTAAAGGGTTGCCGTATTTGGTTTTGAAGTAGTCCATTACGTAATAAATTCCTTTTGGGTAGTAATAGCTGTTGCCGTTGTCTTTGTCTTCAACGAACTGACAAAATGGAAGGAAACATATTTATCAAGAAAAGATAATTAGGGTGTtgtattaaaaaattgaataatgaAAGAGAAATCATAAGGGTGGGTGCATTCATATATACCAGTGGACCAATAAATTCACCACGTGAATTTTTATCTGTAAACACaaagataaaataattgatGATCACTAACAAGGTATGTTATAACAAAAAGGAgatagaacatatatatatatatatatggaaatattGTAACTAAGTGGTAATGTTGTAGTACATGAGAGCTTTACGCCAGCGTCATCCTGGGCAGTGTGTTTCGGTGAAGGATAGGTGTTAGGTTTCGGCTGAGCGTACTGAGTGACGTAATAGTTGAGACCAAGAAAATCATATGAACGGGCAACGAGTGCGGCTTCTTCCTCGGTAAAGTTGGGAAGCCGACTACCCACAATCTGCCTCATGATATCTGGGTATCTACCCTTTGTTAGAGGCTCCATGTACCTGATccatgtatatttttgtttcgttataaatacataatgatacatttttggtaatatataaaattatatataccatcCATGGAAGAATTGGTTCATCCTCTCAGCTGCTTCTATGGAGGCCGGATCAGACTCATCAAATGGAAGAAACCATCTTGTTATCATCACAGGTCCAATCTTCCCTCTTTGGAACTGTTGGTCAagtgatatataaatatatatgactatAAATTAGAATCAGATATGTTAGGTTCACTCCACCCTAATTTTCACATATGGAGACAGACTCACCTTATATTTGGTCCTGTAAAGATCGACGACCGTAGCATGAGCAAGAAGCTGGTTATGTGCAACGATGTAGGGTTCTGTTGAAGAATTTCCGCCGTAACATCTGTGCTTGGTATCAACCATAGGAGAACATCGACCGGGTGCATCTGTTCCGATCGCATAGCCTCTTGTAGGCACTGTGTATAGCTGGTTGATCGTGATCCAATGCTTTACCTTTCCACCAAATTCTCGGAAACACAGATCCGCATAATCTTTGAAATCTTGGCTGTGCATATTAGTATAGAATCATTTTCAGTAATACATGAAATTAAGActaaatcttcttcttccatcaCTAATAATTTTCACTCTCttcaaatataattaagaaGCATGGCACATACATGATCTGGCGGTCCAAGAAACCTTCATACTCATCTTGGAGTGTTTGAGGAAGGTCCCAGTGAAAGAGGGTAACGAAAGGCGTTATATTCTTTTCGAGGAGTGCATCTATGAGGCTGTGGTAGTAATCAAGGCCTCCTTGGTTCACTCCCCTACTCACTTTTCCTTCTGCTCATGTATATATACATCGTACAGTAATTAGTACTCTTCCAAATAAATCAAATGATGCCATTTGAAATAcaagaatatatatacattgatcGATACTATATACATACTTGGAATGATTCTTGACCATGCAAAGGAGAATCGGTAGCCAGTAGCATTGATTTCGCCCATCACGTCTACATCTTTCTGCAGTTTACATATTAGTTTTAATCTCATGTCAGTCCACAcgtatattttatacatatatagttcAGTCATGAGTATCAATATATTAACCTGCCATCTCGTATATGATTCACAACTAGTGTCTCCATTCTTCAAATCTGACCCAGCTTTCTCTGAAATTAGTTACAAATACATTAATATGTGTATATGTAACCAACATTCCTCTCAGATATAAATATAGATGTCACCGTGCAAACGACATACCTGGGTATCGGTGACTGAAGCCATCCCAAATGTTAACACCGCGACC includes these proteins:
- the LOC108837407 gene encoding myrosinase, yielding MKLLHGLALVFLLAAASCKAYEEITCEENEPFTCNNTARLSSKNFPKDFIFGVASSAYQIEGGRGRGVNIWDGFSHRYPEKAGSDLKNGDTSCESYTRWQKDVDVMGEINATGYRFSFAWSRIIPKGKVSRGVNQGGLDYYHSLIDALLEKNITPFVTLFHWDLPQTLQDEYEGFLDRQIIQDFKDYADLCFREFGGKVKHWITINQLYTVPTRGYAIGTDAPGRCSPMVDTKHRCYGGNSSTEPYIVAHNQLLAHATVVDLYRTKYKFQRGKIGPVMITRWFLPFDESDPASIEAAERMNQFFHGWYMEPLTKGRYPDIMRQIVGSRLPNFTEEEAALVARSYDFLGLNYYVTQYAQPKPNTYPSPKHTAQDDAGVKLSYKNSRGEFIGPLFVEDKDNGNSYYYPKGIYYVMDYFKTKYGNPLIYVTENGFSTPDSENREQAIADYRRIDYLCSHLCFLRKVINEKGINVRGYFAWALGDNYEFCKGFTVRFGLSYVNWADLNDRNLKESGKWYQRFISGTVKNPAKQDFLRSSLSSQSQKKRLADA